A window of Pseudophryne corroboree isolate aPseCor3 chromosome 12, aPseCor3.hap2, whole genome shotgun sequence contains these coding sequences:
- the LOC134980781 gene encoding mucin-2-like, whose amino-acid sequence MTKLIEAIECIIGIFHKYSKKDCSHDKLNMGELNQMIENEFAEVIKNPKDPKTISTLIQILDENKDGEVDFNEFSDLCCKVLKAYYKVVYESEDSCQQPGQPQKDAATATQSTPQAPDAPPKYYQKPLYPKYEGTLVPPPSQDQAGSSAVQSEVDKTQDKKCDNVETVQSSTQTDPRRLGVDVSQPSTTTLQPTQTDPRRVGAVEPNTDQTNSPPPNYQQSNDQTSGPGTTTLQTPRYQQGKDQTSQPLTPTSPSPRYQQGKDQTSQPLSPTSLAPRYQQGKDQTSQPLTPTSPSPRYQQGKDQTSQPLSPTSLAPRYQQGKDQTSQPLPPAPLSPRYQQGKDQTSQPLSPTSLAPRYQQGKDQPSQPLSPAPLSPRYQQGKDKPSQPLSPAPLSPRYQQGKDQTSQPLSPAPPSPRYQQGKDQTLQPETTTTQSPGYQQGKDQTSQPEITTTQSPGYQQSKDQTSQPETTTTPSSRYQQGKDQTSTLVTLTSPSPWYQQGKNQTSQPETTTLQSSQNQQGKDQTSQPLTPTSQSIRYQQGTGQTSQPDITTSQSSQYQQGKDQTSQPDITTSQSPQYQQGKGQTSQLDTTTIQSPQYQQGKDQTSQPDITTSQSSQYQQGKDQTSQPDTTTIQTPQYQQGKDQTSQPDTTTIQTPGYQKGKDQTSQPDITTSQSSQCQQGKDQTSQLDTTTTQSSQYQQGRGQPSQPKVTISQIGEDKDQSPLLEKAASQNAPVPSDQPPQEPQRFYQQAVYIPPPTLGQGAQATSQPPSYSQTQQDNKPTETQQVPQQYQQNTFYQYHSHFSSQKKNP is encoded by the exons ATGACAAAACTCATTGAGGCCATCGAATGCATCATTGGGATTTTCCATAAATACTCTAAGAAAGACTGCAGCCATGATAAGCTGAACATGGGGGAGCTGAACCAGATGATTGAAAATGAGTTTGCAGAAGTCATCAAG AACCCCAAAGATCCAAAGACAATCTCAACCTTAATTCAGATTCTTGATGAGAACAAAGATGGAGAGGTGGACTTCAATGAATTCTCTGACCTGTGCTGTAAGGTGCTGAAAGCATACTACAAGGTTGTGTATGAATCGGAAGACTCATGTCAACAGCCAGGCCAGCCACAGAAAGATGCAGCTACAGCTACACAAAGTACACCACAAGCACCAGATGCCCCTCCCAAATATTACCAGAAGCCACTGTACCCTAAATATGAGGGAACCCTGGTTCCGCCTCCCAGTCAGGATCAGGCTGGCAGCAGTGCAGTGCAAAGCGAAGTGGACAAGACACAAGATAAGAAATGCGACAATGTGGAAACTGTGCAAAGTTCAACACAAACTGATCCTCGCAGGTTAGGAGTAGATGTTAGCCAGCCAAGCACAACAACTTTACAACCCACACAAACTGACCCCCGCAGAGTAGGAGCAGTTGAACCAAACACCGATCAGACAAATTCACCACCCCCAAATTATCAGCAAAGTAATGATCAAACCTCAGGACCAGGCACCACCACCTTACAAACCCCACGGTACCAACAGGGTAAGGACCAAACATCACAACCACTAACTCCCACCTCACCATCTCCACGATACCAACAGGGTAAAGATCAAACATCACAACCACTATCTCCCACCTCATTAGCTCCACGATACCAACAGGGTAAAGATCAAACATCACAACCACTAACTCCCACCTCACCATCTCCACGATACCAACAGGGTAAAGATCAAACATCACAACCACTATCTCCCACCTCATTAGCTCCACGGTACCAACAGGGTAAGGACCAAACATCACAACCACTACCTCCCGCCCCACTATCTCCACGGTACCAACAGGGTAAGGACCAAACATCACAACCACTATCTCCCACCTCACTAGCTCCACGGTACCAACAGGGTAAGGACCAACCATCACAACCACTATCTCCCGCCCCACTATCTCCACGGTACCAACAGGGTAAGGACAAACCATCACAACCACTATCTCCCGCCCCACTATCTCCACGGTACCAACAGGGTAAGGACCAAACATCACAACCACTATCTCCCGCCCCACCATCTCCACGGTACCAACAGGGTAAGGATCAAACCTTACAACCAGAAACCACCACCACACAATCCCCAGGGTACCAACAGGGTAAGGACCAAACCTCACAGCCAGAAATCACCACCACACAATCCCCAGGGTACCAACAGAGTAAGGACCAAACCTCACAGCCAGAGACCACCACCACACCATCCTCACGGTACCAACAGGGTAAGGACCAAACATCAACATTAGTAACTCTCACCTCGCCATCTCCATGGTACCAACAGGGTAAGAACCAAACCTCACAGCCAGAAACCACCACCTTACAATCCTCACAGAACCAACAAGGTAAAGACCAAACATCACAACCACTAACTCCCACCTCTCAATCCATACGGTACCAACAGGGTACAGGCCAAACGTCCCAACCAGACATCACCACCTCACAATCCTCACAGTACCAACAGGGTAAAGACCAAACATCCCAACCAGACATCACCACCTCACAATCCCCACAGTACCAACAGGGTAAAGGCCAAACATCCCAACTAGACACCACTACCATACAATCCCCACAGTACCAACAGGGTAAAGACCAAACATCCCAACCAGACATCACCACCTCACAATCCTCACAGTACCAACAGGGTAAAGATCAAACATCCCAACCAGACACCACTACCATACAAACCCCACAGTACCAACAGGGTAAAGATCAAACATCCCAACCAGACACCACTACCATACAAACCCCAGGTTACCAAAAGGGTAAAGACCAAACGTCCCAACCAGACATCACCACCTCACAATCCTCACAGTGCCAACAGGGTAAAGACCAAACGTCCCAACTAGACACCACCACTACACAATCTTCACAGTACCAACAGGGAAGAGGACAACCGTCACAACCAAAAGTCACCATTTCACAAATCGGAGAGGATAAGGACCAATCACCCCTATTAGAAAAGGCAGCATCACAAAATGCACCAGTTCCTTCTGACCAACCGCCTCAAGAACCACAAAGATTCTACCAGCAGGCAGTATACATTCCTCCACCAACCCTAGGTCAGGGAGCTCAAGCCACATCACAGCCACCTTCATATTCTCAAACCCAGCAGGACAATAAACCGACTGAAACCCAACAGGTCCCCCAGCAGTACCAACAAAACACATTCTATCAATATCATTCTCACTTTTCCTCCCAGAAGAAGAATCCGTAA